From one Bacteriovorax sp. BAL6_X genomic stretch:
- a CDS encoding DUF5522 domain-containing protein, which yields MTNSYDDSKKDFYINEDGNTVFTKEFHLRRGYCCESGCLHCPFGFNEKVDDDSSSIPLELRKKDLKEEVSDEDLAEYYLKDFE from the coding sequence ATGACCAATTCTTACGACGATTCCAAAAAAGATTTCTACATTAATGAAGACGGTAATACTGTTTTTACTAAAGAGTTCCATTTACGTCGTGGTTACTGCTGTGAAAGTGGCTGTCTTCATTGCCCATTTGGATTCAATGAGAAAGTTGATGATGATTCTAGTAGTATTCCTCTTGAGCTTAGAAAGAAGGATTTAAAAGAAGAGGTTTCAGATGAAGACCTTGCGGAATACTACCTCAAGGATTTCGAATAA
- a CDS encoding endonuclease/exonuclease/phosphatase — protein sequence MVNLFKVLVLSTFLLPNLALASIDGATESEIETCRRLRIFLAGAVGEVECQTEYQIYSKFVGNYDRQRVKNESKNVRIGAFNLFKPGATQTEYKDHQLVAEVVNHWDVVAAIELTSNNGLSKRHNDAIVEYYTNRLTEIETTSTDLNSLTTRNELALIREQYDFPGYILLLKELQKLDPSWSLVLSGKQEGSENATVKELTGFYYRSSVVSLKKTNYCRDRYGRSGKFGCLPVLDEKTFGRDVDGLFSRRPFISTFESGEFDFTLLATHVIHNAPSDEDLQKKILKNVYGVEDYKDIGPGVTQLKYARFAEVRLMAEFVDYLRKSYYEQDYIILGDFNLESSNNYWETFFKDFSNLEIKIEGATSMAVGKSLSDGTITHGTKSNYDHFLFDPSETTNCQGDGSAKIFNFIEGDFSRLINRRYLVRSNAMYYSTTREKEMYRLKAGGREKVESLVSNYVRSIENKMTVKSGQLVKRFDIEESKQEFYDRVIDSQLFDKTYYSYLKEVISDHLPIYMNCSNQYDND from the coding sequence ATGGTAAACTTATTTAAAGTATTAGTTTTATCTACTTTTTTACTACCAAATCTGGCATTGGCAAGTATCGATGGAGCGACAGAATCTGAGATTGAAACTTGTCGCCGTCTAAGAATTTTTCTTGCTGGAGCTGTTGGTGAAGTAGAATGCCAAACTGAATATCAGATCTACTCTAAGTTTGTCGGGAACTACGATCGCCAGAGAGTAAAAAATGAATCAAAGAATGTTCGTATTGGTGCCTTTAATTTATTTAAGCCAGGTGCTACTCAGACAGAATACAAAGATCATCAATTAGTTGCTGAAGTAGTTAATCACTGGGATGTTGTTGCAGCAATTGAGCTTACTTCAAACAACGGACTAAGCAAGAGGCACAATGACGCAATCGTTGAGTACTATACAAATCGTCTAACTGAAATTGAAACAACTAGTACTGACTTAAATTCTTTAACAACACGAAATGAATTGGCCCTTATTCGTGAGCAATACGATTTTCCAGGATATATTCTTCTTCTTAAAGAACTACAAAAGCTAGACCCTTCTTGGTCGCTTGTTCTATCTGGTAAGCAAGAGGGAAGTGAGAACGCAACAGTAAAGGAACTTACAGGTTTCTACTATAGAAGTAGTGTTGTGAGTCTAAAGAAGACTAACTACTGTCGTGATCGTTATGGAAGAAGTGGTAAATTTGGTTGTCTTCCTGTTTTAGATGAGAAGACTTTTGGCCGTGATGTTGATGGGCTATTTTCTAGAAGGCCATTTATTTCTACATTTGAATCAGGAGAGTTTGATTTTACTCTTCTTGCAACACACGTTATTCATAATGCTCCTTCAGACGAAGATCTTCAGAAAAAAATTCTTAAAAATGTTTATGGTGTTGAAGACTATAAAGATATTGGGCCAGGTGTTACTCAACTGAAGTATGCTCGTTTCGCCGAAGTTAGATTAATGGCCGAGTTTGTCGACTATCTAAGAAAGTCATACTACGAACAAGACTATATTATTCTGGGTGACTTTAATTTAGAGAGTTCAAATAATTACTGGGAAACTTTCTTTAAAGACTTTAGTAATCTAGAGATTAAAATTGAAGGTGCAACTTCAATGGCCGTTGGAAAGAGCCTTTCAGATGGAACAATTACTCATGGGACAAAGAGTAATTATGATCATTTTCTTTTTGATCCTAGTGAAACAACTAACTGCCAAGGTGACGGTTCTGCTAAAATCTTTAATTTTATTGAAGGAGATTTTTCTCGTCTGATTAACAGAAGATACCTTGTACGTTCAAATGCCATGTATTATTCAACGACAAGAGAGAAAGAGATGTACCGCTTAAAAGCTGGTGGCCGTGAAAAAGTAGAATCACTTGTAAGCAATTATGTACGCTCTATTGAAAATAAAATGACGGTAAAGAGTGGTCAGCTTGTGAAGAGATTTGATATCGAAGAAAGCAAGCAAGAGTTCTACGATCGTGTGATCGACTCTCAATTATTTGATAAGACTTATTATAGCTATCTAAAAGAGGTAATAAGTGACCATTTACCAATCTATATGAATTGTTCAAATCAATACGACAACGACTAG
- a CDS encoding long-chain-fatty-acid--CoA ligase translates to MTKPWLKHYQNGVSEEINPELYTSIPALLDESFAKFADRPSFHCMGKTLTYKEIDHLSKKFASYLQNDLGLKKGDRVAIMMPNILQYPVALFGILRAGMVCVNVNPLYTARELEHQLTDSQSKVIIIFENSASVLAEVVKNTPIEHVLVTQIGDMLKFPKSLLVNFVIKHVKKMVPNWDLPGAKSFLEALDKGDETKFKKPEINSSDLAFLQYTGGTTGVSKGAELIHRNIVANLLQAGEWISPVVKEGEEIIITPLPLYHIFSLTANCFTFSKIGALNVLITNPRDIPGFIKELKKWEFTALTGVNTLFNGLLNNEDFKTVDFSSLKLTLGGGMAVQRAVAERWKEVTKTPLIEAYGLTETSPAACINPLDLKDYNGKIGLPVSSTDVCIKDDDGNTLNVGEVGEICIKGPQVMKGYWGRPEETAKVMTDDGFFKSGDIGIMDEDGFFKIVDRKKDMILVSGFNVYPNEIEEIIVTHPKVFECAAVGVPHEKSGEIVKLFVVKNDQSLTEEELMAFCKENLTGYKRPKIIEFRTELPKSNVGKILRKDLRGQ, encoded by the coding sequence GTGACTAAACCTTGGCTTAAGCACTACCAGAATGGTGTTTCTGAAGAAATTAATCCTGAATTATATACTTCAATTCCAGCATTATTAGATGAAAGCTTTGCAAAATTTGCTGATAGGCCATCTTTTCACTGTATGGGAAAGACTCTAACGTATAAAGAAATCGATCATCTTTCTAAGAAGTTTGCTTCTTATTTACAGAACGATCTTGGGCTTAAAAAAGGTGACCGTGTCGCAATAATGATGCCTAATATTCTTCAGTATCCGGTTGCGCTTTTCGGAATTCTTCGTGCAGGTATGGTTTGTGTTAACGTGAACCCTCTTTATACTGCGAGGGAGCTTGAGCACCAGTTAACAGATTCACAATCAAAAGTTATTATCATTTTTGAAAACTCAGCTTCTGTTCTTGCAGAGGTTGTAAAGAACACACCGATTGAGCATGTTTTAGTAACTCAAATAGGTGATATGCTAAAGTTTCCAAAGTCATTACTTGTAAATTTTGTTATTAAGCACGTTAAGAAGATGGTACCAAATTGGGATCTTCCTGGAGCAAAGTCATTCCTTGAGGCCCTTGATAAAGGGGATGAGACTAAGTTTAAGAAACCAGAAATAAATAGCTCAGATCTAGCGTTTCTTCAGTACACAGGTGGAACAACTGGTGTCTCTAAAGGCGCAGAGCTTATTCACAGAAATATTGTTGCCAACTTGCTTCAAGCTGGAGAGTGGATTTCTCCGGTTGTTAAAGAAGGTGAAGAGATTATTATCACGCCATTGCCACTTTACCATATCTTCTCTTTAACAGCGAACTGCTTCACGTTTTCTAAAATTGGAGCATTAAATGTTCTGATTACTAATCCAAGAGATATTCCTGGATTTATTAAAGAACTTAAGAAATGGGAGTTTACCGCCCTTACAGGTGTTAATACTCTCTTTAATGGACTTTTAAATAATGAAGATTTTAAAACTGTTGATTTTTCATCACTAAAGCTAACTCTTGGTGGTGGAATGGCCGTTCAACGTGCCGTAGCTGAAAGATGGAAAGAAGTAACAAAAACTCCATTAATTGAAGCTTATGGTTTAACTGAAACATCTCCTGCCGCTTGTATCAATCCATTAGATCTTAAAGACTACAATGGAAAGATCGGTCTACCTGTTTCGTCAACAGATGTATGTATCAAAGATGACGATGGTAATACGTTAAATGTAGGTGAAGTTGGTGAGATTTGTATTAAAGGTCCACAGGTAATGAAGGGGTATTGGGGACGTCCTGAAGAGACGGCCAAAGTTATGACTGATGATGGATTCTTCAAGTCAGGTGATATCGGGATTATGGATGAAGATGGTTTCTTTAAGATTGTTGACCGTAAAAAAGATATGATCCTTGTTTCAGGGTTCAATGTTTATCCAAATGAAATCGAAGAGATTATTGTAACTCACCCTAAAGTTTTTGAATGTGCTGCTGTTGGTGTACCACATGAAAAATCAGGTGAAATTGTAAAACTCTTTGTCGTTAAAAATGATCAGTCCTTAACTGAAGAAGAATTAATGGCATTCTGTAAAGAGAATTTAACTGGTTATAAGAGGCCAAAGATTATCGAATTTAGAACTGAACTTCCTAAATCAAATGTCGGGAAGATTCTAAGAAAAGATCTAAGAGGACAGTAA
- a CDS encoding serine protease, which yields MKGFNMIRAKELICFTAILMGVTSCQNDSVTIEQLVEASSSNIVIGNEDRRLSADNLNKVFYQKVGQLRTDITFSNSGLKKTSTCSAALVNKSFIITAAHCVYLGKTNELHKNTFFYPGIDGFNNADKGRYPVIRVYHPDNYDNMRPYSTNDIAIVELGAASDGSLAGSKVGTSGISGKEYFPEGETLLIGYPGDKPDARQFFETGCEVDIEVENKLVMDCDVFSGQSGSPIFVYNAKYDNFYIHGVVTSESTMYKENYGSFISKERYKIFNSIFEGKFSTENEFEEQWVTKKIEQDQLVRIIVKNTCHNNEARVALNFKNLDDEWVKKGFYSVGAGERRELAVSRNGVFYLAAKNRSWKSIISGPHSYELPRSGSQKFKKYSVNKYGDYVVNVPCY from the coding sequence ATGAAAGGTTTTAATATGATCAGAGCAAAAGAGCTTATTTGTTTTACGGCAATCCTTATGGGGGTTACTTCTTGTCAAAATGATAGTGTAACTATTGAACAATTAGTGGAAGCCAGTAGTAGTAATATTGTTATTGGTAATGAAGATCGTAGATTAAGTGCTGATAACTTAAATAAAGTTTTTTACCAAAAAGTAGGTCAGTTAAGAACAGATATCACATTTTCTAATTCAGGTCTTAAGAAGACTTCAACATGTAGTGCTGCTCTTGTGAATAAAAGTTTCATCATTACAGCAGCTCATTGTGTTTATCTTGGAAAGACAAATGAATTACATAAGAACACTTTCTTTTATCCTGGAATCGATGGTTTCAACAACGCTGATAAGGGACGTTATCCTGTTATTCGTGTTTACCACCCAGATAACTACGATAATATGCGCCCTTATTCAACAAATGATATCGCAATTGTTGAGCTTGGAGCTGCTAGTGATGGATCTCTTGCTGGAAGCAAGGTAGGGACTAGTGGCATTTCGGGCAAAGAATATTTTCCTGAAGGTGAAACTTTATTAATTGGCTACCCTGGAGATAAGCCAGACGCAAGACAGTTTTTTGAAACAGGTTGTGAAGTTGATATTGAGGTTGAAAACAAACTTGTTATGGATTGTGATGTTTTTAGCGGACAAAGTGGTTCACCTATTTTTGTCTATAATGCTAAGTACGATAATTTCTATATTCATGGTGTTGTTACAAGTGAAAGTACTATGTACAAAGAAAATTACGGAAGCTTTATTTCAAAAGAACGATATAAAATCTTTAATAGTATTTTTGAAGGAAAGTTTTCAACAGAAAATGAATTTGAGGAGCAGTGGGTAACAAAGAAAATAGAGCAAGATCAACTTGTACGAATTATTGTAAAGAATACTTGTCATAATAACGAAGCAAGAGTTGCTTTAAATTTCAAAAATCTTGATGATGAGTGGGTAAAGAAAGGTTTCTATAGTGTTGGTGCTGGAGAGAGAAGAGAGCTTGCTGTAAGTCGAAATGGTGTCTTCTATTTAGCAGCAAAAAATAGAAGTTGGAAATCGATCATTAGTGGCCCACATTCATATGAGCTACCAAGAAGTGGATCGCAAAAATTCAAAAAATATTCAGTAAATAAGTATGGGGACTATGTCGTAAACGTTCCGTGTTATTAA
- a CDS encoding BamA/TamA family outer membrane protein, which yields MRILLLVLILLHSMTFAQKVQRNVKATPALDDKQFVIVPGPSYMPSTKLGVDLIGMYLFDANGGKYKNSLKPVPPSIIGAFGKITTNGTAMGAIGAKLHLGEDKWRLTAGYIEGNILSQMFQADLERFLDTSNKIRAVIVNVNRRVWKSLFIGGGIIWNEVIFKADINPANYATNTGLKFNLFYDTRDNTFSPTSGFYFNTRTNFYRENLGGDDNITTLEATFSRYISLAGNSNHLFSWLLDSSFNLGDTNPNYNYNYGSRGPRGYTGKVYEGANMIRVEGEYKHYFESIMEGKLGVAGFAGVGFAFGGESRVGNEIPADIFEADPLAHIGTGVRYKVLPKQNLNSRIDIAYGREKEFTMYFALNEAI from the coding sequence ATGAGAATTTTGTTATTAGTGCTAATTTTACTTCATTCTATGACTTTTGCTCAAAAAGTGCAACGCAACGTTAAAGCTACTCCTGCTCTTGATGATAAGCAATTCGTCATTGTGCCAGGTCCGTCATATATGCCAAGTACTAAACTTGGAGTTGATCTCATTGGAATGTATCTCTTTGATGCAAATGGAGGAAAGTATAAGAATAGTTTAAAGCCGGTACCGCCTTCAATTATTGGTGCTTTTGGAAAGATTACAACAAATGGAACGGCCATGGGGGCGATTGGAGCTAAGCTTCACTTAGGTGAAGATAAATGGCGACTTACTGCTGGTTATATTGAAGGAAATATTCTTAGTCAGATGTTTCAAGCTGACCTTGAACGCTTTCTTGATACTTCAAATAAAATTCGTGCTGTAATTGTTAATGTAAACCGAAGAGTCTGGAAGAGTTTATTTATCGGTGGAGGAATCATTTGGAATGAAGTTATTTTTAAGGCCGATATAAATCCTGCAAATTATGCAACAAATACTGGATTAAAATTTAATCTATTTTACGATACTCGAGATAATACATTTTCTCCAACAAGCGGTTTCTATTTTAATACTCGTACAAATTTTTACCGTGAGAATCTTGGTGGAGATGATAATATTACAACGCTTGAAGCGACATTTTCACGCTATATTTCCCTAGCCGGAAACTCTAATCATCTCTTTTCTTGGCTCCTCGATTCAAGTTTTAATCTTGGTGATACGAACCCAAATTATAACTATAATTATGGTTCACGTGGCCCTCGTGGATACACTGGAAAGGTTTATGAAGGTGCAAATATGATTCGTGTTGAAGGAGAGTATAAGCATTACTTTGAATCTATAATGGAAGGAAAACTTGGGGTTGCTGGTTTTGCGGGCGTTGGTTTTGCCTTTGGTGGAGAATCAAGAGTTGGAAATGAGATCCCGGCAGATATTTTTGAAGCAGATCCATTGGCCCATATTGGGACAGGGGTTCGCTACAAAGTTCTTCCTAAGCAAAACCTTAATTCCCGTATTGATATCGCTTATGGCCGAGAGAAAGAATTTACGATGTACTTTGCCTTGAATGAGGCCATTTGA